One Burkholderia vietnamiensis LMG 10929 genomic window, CGCGATCTTGCCGGGGCTGCCGCGCTTGCGCGCGCCGGTGAACGCGCCGTCCTCGTAGCCGAACAGCTCGGCCTCGATCAGCGAATCGGGCAGCGCGGCGCAGTTGACGGCGACGAACGGGCCGTCGGCGCGCGGCGACGCCTGGTGCAGCGCGCGGGCGAGCCATTCCTTGCCGGTGCCCGTCTGGCCGAGGATCAGCAGCGGCAGGTCGCGGCCGCGGATCTTCGCGACCCGGTCGAGCACGGCAGCCATCCGTGCATCGCCGGTGTCGAGCGTCGCGAACGTGATCGCCTCGGGGTCGACCGCGCGCGGGCGCGCGGCGACGGGCGCCGGTGCGGGCGGCGTGACGGCGACGGTCGTCTTGCGCGCCTCGGCGAATTCGCAGCGCGCGAGCACGCGCACGCCGGTCGACAGCGTCAACTGGAACGGCGCGCCCGGTGCACGGGCCGCCTGCTGCGCGAGCTGATTGAACTGCATGCCGAACAGCGCGTCGCAGCCGCGATGCTGCAGTGCATCGAACGTCGCGCCGAGCTGAAACTGCGCGCTGCGGTTCGCGGCGATCAGTCCGCCGTCGCGGTCGAACGCGACGAGCCCGGCGAACAGCGAGTCGACGCAATCCTCGTGGGCGTGGAAGCGCAGCCGCAGCGCTTCGGCGCAGCGGTTCGCGAACAGATGGTTCTCGATCAGCTGCGCGGACATTCGCACGAGCGCGAGCGTGTGCGGGCTGAAGCCGCGCGGATCGCCGCTCACGTCCAGCGTGCCGAGCGTGCGGCCGAACGGATCGATGATCGGTGCGCACGAGCAGGTGAGGATGTGATTCGCGCGCAGGAAGTGTTCGTCGCCGTGCACGGCGACGGCCTGGCCCGACGCGAGCGCGGTGCCGATCGCGTTGGTGCCGCGCGTGCCTTCGGCCCACGACACGCCGGTGCACAGCGCGACGCGGTTCGCCTTCTCGATGAAGTCCGCGTCGCCGATGCTGTGCAGGATCACGCCGTCGGCATCGGTGAGGAGCACGAGGCTTTGCGTGTCGGCGATCTGCGCGTGCAGGTTCTCCATTACCGGGCGCGCGTGGGCGAACAGCGCATGGTTCGTGTCGAGGAGTTCGCGCAGCGCGAGCCGCGACAGCGGCGAGAAATCGGGGCGCTCGTCCGCGCGCAGGCCGAGCGCCGTCGAGCGGGCGTGCGCCTGTGCGAGCAGGTCGTTGCGGCCCGCGGCGGCGGGCAGCACGAAAGGTTGAGGCATGTGTCGTCTCCTGTCGGCCGCGGGCGGCGCCGAAGCGCGTGCCGGGGCACCGTGCGTCGCGGTCGGCCCGCCGTGACGCGTTGCGCGGCGCCATCCGGGCTGCGCTTGGCGGGCTGCGCCCGCGCGTCCCGGCGGCCGCGATCGATATCGCCTCATCATACAAGCGCCGCGCGCGTTGTGCGCGCCGCGTATAAACCCGTCTTGCTTTCACGCGGCCGCCTGCAATGATGGAAGTGGAGCACGCACGCGCCGTGTTCCGCATTGCAACATGCATGCGACGTGACATGCATCCGTTCGGGAGACCCATCATGGTTCGGACGGAACTCAGAGTCGTGCTGGCGGCCATCGCCACTTTCATCATGCTCGGCGGCATCGGCGTCGCGATCCACGGTTTGCTGTTCGACGCGATCGACGCCGTCCGGTACGGGGCGGCCGCAATCGCGGTGGGCGCGACGACCGCCGCGATCGCGCTCAACATCTGGCCCACCGATCCTCACTGACGCCGCGCGGCGCACGCCGCTGCAGGGCGCGCTGGTCGGACGAAAATGCGCGTCGGAACGACGCACGCCCAAAATTTGCCTCCTGCGCGAAACCGTCTAAAGTGGAATGCAACCGGCATGCATCGTCCGCGCGACAAGCCCGTGGGCGACGCCCCTGCCGGCGAGCCCGCGTCCATTTTCGTCCGGCCGGTGGCGGACGACGGACGCGGTCACGTGTTGACTACCGGACGAAGGGCGGCGCCATGCAGATCCATTTCACGAACGAGAAGCCCGAATATTCGGGGCGCGACCTGATGCTCGGATTCACGGCGCTCGTGAATGGCGAGCGCGTCAAATGCCAGATCACGGCCGAAGCGCTGGAAGACCATTTCGGCGCCGCGTCGCCGCGCTTCGAGGACATGGTCGGCGCGTACGACCAGCATCGCGAGCGCATCGAGGCGGCCGCACGGCGGCTCTTGTCCGAAACGCGCGCGCAATGCGTGACGCTGCGCAGCGGCTACGTGCGCTTCTACGAGGCGAACTGGCGCTGAGCCGCACGCTCGGGTAGTGACGCAGCGGGCGCCGAATTCCGGCGCCCGTGTCGTATCGGCGCGGCGCGCATGCGGCGCCGCGCGTCGCATTGCGCCCGGTTCGCGCCGCCCGAACCCGTCAGGATTCCATCGCGTTCAATCCGTCGCGACCAGCGCATACGCGCCGTCGGTCGCGCCGTGCGCGCGGGCGATGCGAGCGAAGCCCGTATCGGCGAGGTGCATGCCCGCGATCATCAGGTTCTCCCCAGCGGCGTGCGCGAGCGTGGCCGCGCGCGTCGCGCATGCCAGCGACGCATCGTGGTCGAACGCGATCGACACGTCGGGGTGCGCGACCTGAACCGGCGCGAAATGCACGAGATCGCCCCAGATCAGCAGGCGCTCGCCGCGCGATTCGACGCGATAGCCGGTATGGCCGGGCGTGTGGCCCGGCAGCGGCACCGCCGCGATGCCGGGCAGCACGTTGCCGCCTGCGATGGTGCGCAGCTGCGCGCGACAGGCGTCGAACGCGCGCCGTGCCAGCTCGAAATTCCCGCGTGCGCGCTCGCTGGCGCGTTCGTATGCGTCGTGATCCAGCCAGAACGCCCGTTCCCGTTCGTGAATCAGCACCTCGGCGCGCGGGAAGGCCGGCTGTCCGCGCGCATCGAGCAGGCCGCCGATATGGTCGGGATGCGCGTGCGTCAGCAGGATCGTGTCGATGTCGCGCGCATCGATCCCGGCTTGCGACAGCGCCGCCGGCAGCAGGCCGCCCCAGTTGCGGAAGCCGCCGGCGCCGGCGTCGACCAGCACGGTCCGGCCGCCGCCGCGGATCACATAGCAGTTGATGTTGACGTCGGACGGCGCCGGCACGCCGGCCCGCTGCATGATGCCCGCGGCCGCGTCGACGTCGATGTTCGACAGCAGATCGAGGCCGGCGCTCAGCGTGCCGTCGCTGAGCGCAATGACGGAGAAATCGCCGATCTGACGGCACGGGAACGGCGGGCGCGCAATGGACGGGTTCATGGTCAGTTCCGGGCGTGAAGGTGGGCGCTGTCGTGGCCGAAGCAGCGGATGCGCGCGACCAAGCCGGTGTGGCGGAGAATTTCGCGGTCGAGCGAAGCCATGAATCGATCGATCAATTCGGCGGTGCGCAGTCGGCCGAGGCGAAAGCGGATCTCCGCGCTGACCGGGTGTCCGCAGCCGTGCCGCACTGGCACGAACGCGACGTGGACGGTGCCGGGCGCGGCATTCAGCACGTCGGTGCAGAGCGTGTCGCATGCCGACGACAGCGCGGCGAGGGACGTCTGCGCCGGCATGCCGGCCTCGGCGATGAAAATCGTGACGCTGGGCATGGCCGGCTCCCGTCAGCGTGCGGCGGCCGTGGCCGGCGTGCCGACGAGCTGCTCGCCGATCGGCGCATAGAGCCGGATCGCCGCGCCGGCTGCGTGCGACGCGAGCCGTGCTCCGTCGCGATCGAGCACGGCCAGCCAGCGGTGGGCCGGCCGACGATCCAGCGCGACCGCATGCAGCGCGGCGGCGGCGATGCCGGCCAGGGCGAACGGCGCGGCGTCGTCGCTCACGGCCAGCCATTGGCCGTCGGCGACGGCCGGCGCGGGCGCGGCGCTGTCGTACACGTTGCGGCGCCACTCGACGATGTGCGGCTGCCAGCGTGCGAAATTGCCGCCGCCCTTCGCGCGATACTCGGCCGACGTCAGCACGTCCGGCGCGTCGATCGTATGCAGCGCCAGATAGACGGGGCCGTCGCCGCCGAGCGCGCGAAAGCGTTGCGACGTGCGAAAGCCCGACACGGAGATCAGCGCGGGCAGTTTGACGCGGCTGTAGAAGTCGTTCCACTCGGCTTCGACGGCCGGCTCGGCGATGCTGCATTCAACGGCATAGATCATGACTTCTCCACGGGGGGCGAGCGGCCGTCGGCATCGGCGGGCTGGCTCGTTGATTGAGTTTTTGTCATGATAGTGAGCCGCAGAACCGCGGAAAAACGATGATTCGTCATCGTTCAGTGACATTCGATCAAGCTGTGGCCCAACCCGGGGGAAACGTGACGCGACGCAGGATTCCGAGCAACTCGGCCTTGATGGCATTCGAGGCCGCCGCGCGGCACGGCAGCTTCGCGCGGGCCGCCGACGAGCTCGCGCTGACCGAAGGCGCGATCAGCCGCCAGATCGGCCGGCTCGAGGCGTTCCTGGGCGTGGCGCTGTTCGAGCGTGTCGGCAACCGCGTGCGGGTCGTGCCGAACGGGGCGCGTTACGCGGCGCAGGTGCGCGAAGTACTGGACCGGCTCGAGCGCGACAGCCAGTACCTGATGGGGCAGGCGGGCGACGGCGGCAGCATCGACATCGCGGTGACGCCGACGTTCGCGACGCGCTGGCTGATTCCGCGGCTCGGCGGCTTCCAGGCGGAGCATCCGAACATCACCGTGCATCTGGCCGATCGGGCCGAGCCGTTCGTGCTCGCCGGCAGCGGCTTCGATGCCGCGATTCATTTCGAGCACCCGGCGTGGGCCGGCATGCATACGTACCGCTTGTGCGAGGAGGTGCTGGTGCCGGTCTGCCGCCCGTCGCTGCTCGCGGGCGGGCACCCGGACGCGCTGCTCGGCACGCTGCCGCGCCTGCACAAGCGGCAGACGCCCGATGCGTGGTCGGCCTACGTGCAGGAGACGGGATTGCCGGTCGACAACCCGGCTGCCGGCGCGCGGCACGATCTTTATTCGATGCTGATCGCCGCGGCGCTGGCCGGGCTTGGCGTCGCGCTGGTGCCGCGGCTCTACGTGGAAGCCGAGATCGCGCAGGGTTTGCTCGCGGCGCCCTGGCCGGACGGCCGCGGCGTGGTCAAGCGCTTCTGTCTCGTGGTGCCCGAAGCGCTCGAATTGGGCGACGGCCCGCTGCGTACTTTCGCGCGCTGGGTGCTTCGGCAGGCAGGCGCGTGATGCGGCGGCGCGTGCGCCGCATGCGCGCCCCAACGAAAACGCCACCCGAAGGTGGCGTTGCGTCATCGTGGGTCGCGCCGCGGCGCGTGCGTCACTCGCCGCCGAGGTAGAAGTAGCGGAACAGGAACACGGCCGCGATGATCCAGACGATCGGCTTGACCGTGCGGGCCTGGCCGGTCAGCAGCTTCAGGCCGCCGTATGCGATGAAGCCGAACGCGACGCCGTTCGCGATCGAATACGTGAACGGCATCAGCAGCGCGGTGAGCGCGGCCGGCACGGCTTCGGTCGCGTCGTCCCACGGGACGTCGACCATCTCGCGCAGCATCAGGCACGACACGTACAGCAGCGCGGGCGCCGTCGCGTAGCCTGGCACGACGCCCGCGAGCGGCGCGATGAACAGGCAGGCGAGGAACAGCACGGCGACGGTGATCGCCGTCACGCCCGTGCGGCCGCCGGCCTGCACGCCCGAGGCGCTCTCGATGTACGCGGTGGTCGACGACGTGCCGAGCACCGAGCCCGCGACGATCGCGGTGCTGTCGGCGAGCAGCGCCTTGTTCAGGCGGTCCATCTTGCCTTCGACGAGCAGGCCGGCGCGGTTCGCGACGCCCATCAGCGTGCCGGTCGCATCGAACAGCTCGACGAGGAAGAACACGAGGATCACGTTGATGATTCCGGTCGACAGCGCGGCGCCGATGTCGAGCTTGAACAGCGTCGCGTCGATCGACGGCGGGGCGGAGAACACGCCATGGAACTGGTTGTCGCCGAAGAAGAACGACAGGACCGTGACGCCGATGATGCCGATCAGGATCGCGCCGCGCACGCGCAGATAGTCGAGCGTGACGATCGTGAAGAAGCCGACGATCGCGAGGATCGTGTCGTGTTTGTGCAGGTCGCCGAGCGTGACGAGGGTCGCGGGACTGCCGACGATCACGCCGGACGTCTTCAGCGAGATGATGCCGAGGAACAGGCCGATGCCGGCGGTGATCGAGATGCGCAGCGATTTCGGAATGCCGTTGACGATCGCCTCGCGCACGCGCAACAGCGTGACGAGCAGGAACAGGCAGCCGGAGATGAACACCGCGCCGAGCGCGGCCTGCCACGTGAAGCCCATGCCCTTGACGACGGTGTAGGCGAAATACGCGTTCAGGCCCATGCCGGGCGCGCACGCGATCGGATAGTTCGCGTACAGGCCCATGATGATCGACGCGAGCGCCGCGACGAGGCAGGTCGCCACGAACACCGATTCCTTCGGCATGCCGGCGTCGCCGAGAATCGCAGGGTTGACGAAGATGATGTAGGCCATCGTCAGGAACGTGGTGACGCCCGCGAGTATTTCGGTGCGGAAGTCGGTGCCGGCTTCAGCGAAGCCGAAATACCGCTTGATGGATTCCATGAAGGCGTTTCTCCGGTCGGGTTGTCGTGTTGCTTGTTGTTCGTGCCGAATTGTTGTAAGCCAGCGCGAGGCCGGCGTACTGTAACCAGCCACTATTGCGACGCTATCGGCGGATTGTAATAGCGTGGATAGCTCGGACGATATAGTCGCGGGGCGCGATCGCGCGCGTTCGCGCGGACGGCCGCAGATGCACGTTGCAGATGCACGTCGCGCGACGGCGGCGCGCATTTTACCGGTTCGGGCGAAGCGGCCGGGCGCAAACGATGGAAACGATTCGGTGGCGGGTACGACGGCGACGGCACGACGCCGTGCGGTAGAGAGGGTTCGCCTGCAAGGGCGCGCCCGCCCGAACGGGCGGGCAGCTGCGCGCGCCGGCCGTTCGGCAGGCCGGGCGGCGGCGGACATCGGGCTATGCTGCTCCGAAGCCGGCGCGTGCGCAACTGCGATTTCGCGCCGCTCGCGCGACTGTGGTTTCTGTGTAAAAGATCGCAAGACGCCATCGCGTTAACCGGCAAGTCTTTCTACGATAGATGAACCGTGCACGCACGCCGGCCGATCGCTGCCGACGCGGGGGAGTCGCAGTCCGTGCAGGCCAGGCGGCGAAGTGCGGTGACGGTCGTTGCGCGTTCGGGCACGCGCGACCGGTTGCGATAGCCCGATGCGGGTTCGTCCGTCATCACGGAGGTCAGCATGTTGAACTGGATCAGCCGTTGGGCGATGCGGCACGCCCCCACGCCGGAAAAAACCGCTGCGTCGATGCTCGTCACGGCGCGCATGGAACTGTTCACGGCCGAACAGCGCGTCATCGATGCGAAATTACAAGCGGATTACTGGCGCACGCGTGTGTCGTTCCTCGAGGAGGTGCAAAAGCAGGGCATCGATCCGTGGGTGACCTCGCAGGCGGCGCAACGTCCGGACGTCGACACCACACCCCGCGGTACGGGCCCGCGTCTCGCCGCCAGCACCTGACGCATGCATTGCATGTGAAAGCTGCGCAGGGCGCGCGATCGCGCGCGGCACGCAGCGGCGTGCCGCGCCACTCGAAGCGCACCCGCGGCCGATTGCGCCGCGGGTGCGTTCGTTTTCCGACGCGGTCGTTCGCTGCGTCAACGCGTTGCCCGGCAGCGCAGCGTCAGTCCCGCCTTCTCCCTCTTGCGGCGAGCCAGCCGCGCACCCGCGCGAGCGTGCGTCCGAGGCGGTCGCCGCGCCGCACGTATGCGGTCGTGATCGATGCTTCGGCGGGGCGGCCGTCGTAGGTGCCGAGCCAGATGCGATCGCCGCGCGCGATGCGCAGCACGTCGCCCGGCTGCACCCAGTAGTCGTCGACGCTCGGCGGGCGCGTGATCCACAGCGCGGCGCCGTGCGCGCGGATTTCCGCATCGCTCGGCGCGCGCCACGTCAGTGTCGTGTGCGGTGCAACCGCGAAGCGGATCACGACGGTCGGTAACGCGATCGCGCCGGCGCGGCGCGAGTCGGGACGGTCGAACAACGGGCTTGCCTGGTCCATCGTCTGCTCCATTCGTTGGGCCGGACGAATGAAGCGCACCAGAACAAAAAGGCCTCATCCGTTTCCGGTGAGGCCTCGTGTGACATGCGTACTGCTCGGATGCTAACGCACAAGCGCCTCCCGTGATCCATTCTTTCGAATGTTCACCGAGCAATGAATCGCGATGGCGATGAGCTTGAACGTAGGCATGCGAACGAGTGTGTCGATGTCGTACGGCGTTGTCAACGACTATTTGGGCGTCGCGCGGCGCTCACGCGTCGCGCTGCGCGAGGCCGTTCACGAGCAGTTCGGACAGCAGGCCCGTCATCCCGTTCGGATGGGTGGCCGCACGCGCCTTCAGCTGTTCGACGAGTTCGGCGTTGAGCTTGCACGCGAACGGCACGAGGCCCTGTTCCTGGTCGAGCTTGCGCTGTGCGCGGCGATCGAGCTTCGCCGCTTCGTCGGCGCCCTTGCCGAAGCGCGCGGAGCCGGACTGCTTCATCGCTTGCGTGAGCTTCAGCGCCTTGTTCTTTTCGAGATCGGTTTTCTTCATGGCCATCGCGGCACCTCCGGGAAATGAAGCCGCGATTGTACGCATTTCGGCGCACGCACCGCCGGAACCGTCGAGTTGCAGGGCGTGGCGCGGCGCGGGCGTCGTCCTTCGTCGCGCTCCGGTTGCCGTTCTGCGCGGCGGGCCGGCGCGTCATGTCATATATGAAGCGCCGGTTCGAGCCTTCGCAACGCGGTGTGTATGTAACCGGCCTTGAAGTCACGCAGCGCTGCGCCGCTCGGGTTCGAGAACGGCGGCCGGCAACCGCGGTAGGGACGGGAGGCACCAGGACGCGGCGCAGCGCCCCACGCGAGGTCCGCGCACGCGTCCGGATGTCGCGCCGGATCAATTCGCCGTCGCGTCGTGGCGCGACGCTGTCAAATTGCCGAAATAATTTCGTCACATCATTCGCCCCCATTCGACGCCTTTGCGGCCTCGAATGGGGGCGATGTGTCGCGCGTCGCGCGGGGCAGCGGCCGAAGCCGATTCGGCATTTCAACGGAGAGATACCATGCAACGCCGCAAGTTCATCAACACCCTTGCCGCGGCGACCGCTGCGACGCCGCTGATGCTCAAGGCCGGCATGGCCGGCGCGAAGAGCGCGACCGCGCCGGACGCGCTGGACCCCGGCCGCTGGTCGCCGTTCAACGCCGCGCGCCTGCAGACGGTGCTCGACCGGCATGGCGTCGCGAGCGCGGGCTACGACGCCAGGCGCCGCCCGTATGCGGTGTTCGACTGGGACAACACGTGCATCATGAACGACTGCGAAGAAGCGTTGCTGATGTACCAGATCAACCATCTGCAATACAAGCTGACGCCCGACGAGTTCGTCGGCGTGATGTGGAAGGACGTGCCGAAGGGCGCGTTCATGAAGGACTACACGACCGTCGACGGCAAGCCGGTGACGATGGAGGATCTCGCCGCCGACGTCGAGTCCGACTACCGCTGGCTCCATGCGAACTACCAGGGCTTCGGCGGCGACAAGAGCCTCGACGAGATTCGCGAGACCGACCAGTTCAAGGACTTCCGCGCGAAGCTGTACTTCATGTACGACGCGATCTGCGACACGCATCCGCTCGAAGTCGGCTACAAGTGGATCATCTACTTCTACAAGAACATGACGACTGCCGAGCTGCAGGCGATGGCGCAAGCGTCGAACAACTACGGCATCGGCGACGCGCTGCGCAAGGTCCGCTACGAAAGCCCGAAGGCGCTGCCGGGCAAGGCGGGCGTGGTGGCCGACACGCATTTCCACGGCATCCGCATTCACGAGGAGATCCGCTCGGTGATGCATACGCTGCGCGCGAACGGCATCGACGTGTACGTGAGCACCGCGTCGCTCGACGACGTCGTGCGCGTGTTCGCCGGCAACCCGAACTACGGCTACGGCGTGGCGCCCGAGAACGTGATCGGCCTGCGGCTCGACATGCAGGACGGCAAGTACACGAGCACCTATCCGGCCGGCTGGCATTTCAACTGGGGGCCCGGCAAGACGGTGGGGATCCGCAACGTCCTCG contains:
- a CDS encoding DUF2917 domain-containing protein → MDQASPLFDRPDSRRAGAIALPTVVIRFAVAPHTTLTWRAPSDAEIRAHGAALWITRPPSVDDYWVQPGDVLRIARGDRIWLGTYDGRPAEASITTAYVRRGDRLGRTLARVRGWLAARGRRRD
- a CDS encoding NCS2 family permease; protein product: MESIKRYFGFAEAGTDFRTEILAGVTTFLTMAYIIFVNPAILGDAGMPKESVFVATCLVAALASIIMGLYANYPIACAPGMGLNAYFAYTVVKGMGFTWQAALGAVFISGCLFLLVTLLRVREAIVNGIPKSLRISITAGIGLFLGIISLKTSGVIVGSPATLVTLGDLHKHDTILAIVGFFTIVTLDYLRVRGAILIGIIGVTVLSFFFGDNQFHGVFSAPPSIDATLFKLDIGAALSTGIINVILVFFLVELFDATGTLMGVANRAGLLVEGKMDRLNKALLADSTAIVAGSVLGTSSTTAYIESASGVQAGGRTGVTAITVAVLFLACLFIAPLAGVVPGYATAPALLYVSCLMLREMVDVPWDDATEAVPAALTALLMPFTYSIANGVAFGFIAYGGLKLLTGQARTVKPIVWIIAAVFLFRYFYLGGE
- a CDS encoding LysR substrate-binding domain-containing protein; protein product: MAFEAAARHGSFARAADELALTEGAISRQIGRLEAFLGVALFERVGNRVRVVPNGARYAAQVREVLDRLERDSQYLMGQAGDGGSIDIAVTPTFATRWLIPRLGGFQAEHPNITVHLADRAEPFVLAGSGFDAAIHFEHPAWAGMHTYRLCEEVLVPVCRPSLLAGGHPDALLGTLPRLHKRQTPDAWSAYVQETGLPVDNPAAGARHDLYSMLIAAALAGLGVALVPRLYVEAEIAQGLLAAPWPDGRGVVKRFCLVVPEALELGDGPLRTFARWVLRQAGA
- a CDS encoding DUF2964 family protein, translating into MVRTELRVVLAAIATFIMLGGIGVAIHGLLFDAIDAVRYGAAAIAVGATTAAIALNIWPTDPH
- a CDS encoding haloacid dehalogenase-like hydrolase; translation: MQRRKFINTLAAATAATPLMLKAGMAGAKSATAPDALDPGRWSPFNAARLQTVLDRHGVASAGYDARRRPYAVFDWDNTCIMNDCEEALLMYQINHLQYKLTPDEFVGVMWKDVPKGAFMKDYTTVDGKPVTMEDLAADVESDYRWLHANYQGFGGDKSLDEIRETDQFKDFRAKLYFMYDAICDTHPLEVGYKWIIYFYKNMTTAELQAMAQASNNYGIGDALRKVRYESPKALPGKAGVVADTHFHGIRIHEEIRSVMHTLRANGIDVYVSTASLDDVVRVFAGNPNYGYGVAPENVIGLRLDMQDGKYTSTYPAGWHFNWGPGKTVGIRNVLASKKGYGPLLVFGDSDGDAWMLRDFKDTAAGVIVNRMKKGEIGADSKLASEQIGNPDARFLLQGRDEHTGLMIPDEKSIKYGKTERKLLA
- a CDS encoding MBL fold metallo-hydrolase, with the translated sequence MNPSIARPPFPCRQIGDFSVIALSDGTLSAGLDLLSNIDVDAAAGIMQRAGVPAPSDVNINCYVIRGGGRTVLVDAGAGGFRNWGGLLPAALSQAGIDARDIDTILLTHAHPDHIGGLLDARGQPAFPRAEVLIHERERAFWLDHDAYERASERARGNFELARRAFDACRAQLRTIAGGNVLPGIAAVPLPGHTPGHTGYRVESRGERLLIWGDLVHFAPVQVAHPDVSIAFDHDASLACATRAATLAHAAGENLMIAGMHLADTGFARIARAHGATDGAYALVATD
- a CDS encoding DUF1488 domain-containing protein; its protein translation is MQIHFTNEKPEYSGRDLMLGFTALVNGERVKCQITAEALEDHFGAASPRFEDMVGAYDQHRERIEAAARRLLSETRAQCVTLRSGYVRFYEANWR
- a CDS encoding sigma-54-dependent Fis family transcriptional regulator codes for the protein MPQPFVLPAAAGRNDLLAQAHARSTALGLRADERPDFSPLSRLALRELLDTNHALFAHARPVMENLHAQIADTQSLVLLTDADGVILHSIGDADFIEKANRVALCTGVSWAEGTRGTNAIGTALASGQAVAVHGDEHFLRANHILTCSCAPIIDPFGRTLGTLDVSGDPRGFSPHTLALVRMSAQLIENHLFANRCAEALRLRFHAHEDCVDSLFAGLVAFDRDGGLIAANRSAQFQLGATFDALQHRGCDALFGMQFNQLAQQAARAPGAPFQLTLSTGVRVLARCEFAEARKTTVAVTPPAPAPVAARPRAVDPEAITFATLDTGDARMAAVLDRVAKIRGRDLPLLILGQTGTGKEWLARALHQASPRADGPFVAVNCAALPDSLIEAELFGYEDGAFTGARKRGSPGKIAQADGGTLFLDEIGDMPLAQQVRLMRVLQERAVMPLGGARAVPVDVRVVCATHRDLRAMIAERTFREDLFYRINGLAVTLPPLAARTDLPVLVERILARLAHSEPMPTRVAADVLDAFLRHRWPGNLRQMTNVLRTAGMLAEDEAEITLAHLPDDFWLDCEDAPASSPAPAGTRAATTLQSHQAAVIDAVLARHGGNVSAAARELGLARNTVYRYLRRH